CATCCTCTACACCGCCCGCTCCCAGGAGTCCTCGCGCCAGCTCGCCAGCGGCATCGAGTCCATCCGCGACGCCTTCGTGAACGTGCTGGGGCGCGACTGGCCCGGGACGACGGAGGTGCGCGTGGGCATGGGGCGCGAGGAGTTCGAGGCGCTCGCGCTGCCCGGGGGCGAGCCACCGGGTTGGGCCGTGGCGCTCGCCTACCCCGCCCACCGCATCATCCTGCTCAACGCGCAGACGCTCGCGGGCCCCGAGGGGCAGGTGACGCTGCGGCACGAACTGGCGCACGTGGCGCTCGGGCAGCTCGCGCCGCGCTGGCCGCGCTGGTTCCAGGAGGGGCTCGCCCAGCACCTCACCGGGGAGAACCTGTCCATGACGCACTACGCGGCCCTCTTCAGCGCGGTGGCGCAGGAGAAGGTGTTCCGCTTCGAGCACCTGGCCGAGGAGTGGCCGGATCTCCCCACGGACGTGGAGATCGCCTACGCGCAGAGCGCGGCCTTCGTGGCGTGGCTCTCGGCGCACTACGGCCCCGAGGGCATGGGCCGGCTGGTGGACGAGGTCGCCACGGGGCAGCCCTTCGAGCAGGCCTTCGGCAAGGCCTTCCACACCTCGCTGTGGGTGGAGGAGCAGGCCTGGCGCGAGGGACTGGCGGCCCGCTACGGCTGGCTCCCGCTCACCACGAGCACCTCCCTGCTGTGGTTGCTCATCATCGTGCTCGGCGCGGCGGCGTACCTGAGGCTGCGCGCCATCAAGGAGCAGCGGCTCGTCGAGATGGACGCGCGCGAGGCCGCCGAGGAAGCCGCCATGCGCGAGGCGCTCGAGGCGGAGCTCGCCCAGCAGCGCGCCGCCCTGGTGCCCCCGGACCTGGCGTCCGCCCCGGCGGCGCCCGAGACGTTGGAAATCCCCGAGTGGTACGAGTCGGCGCCCGGCACGGAGCGCGACGAGGACGAGGACACGCTGCCCCGTCCGGCGAAGCCCACCGTGCACTGAGTTCCCCTCCCCCCGGGAAGAATCTACAGCGCCGGGCGCGTCAGCATCCCGGTGCGTTGCGCCAAGTGGCTGAATTCATTGTCCATTGGCCGCGCGAAGCCGTTGGCCAGCGCCTTGCTAAAGCCCCGTGCATCAGTGGGGAGGAGAGGCGTCATGGCGGAGCACGCACGGCGAAGGGCAGGGGTGGCGAGGGTGTTCGTGGGGCAGCCCGAGCGGCTCGCGGCGGCATGGCGCCGGATGCGCTTCGCGGAGGCCCGCAAGGACGGCTCTCCTCCCTGCAACCAATTGGAGAGCGTGGTGGAGCCCTTCATCCGCGAGGTGGGCCGCACGCTGGAGGGTGTGGAGGGCAGCGCCTGGAGCCGGACGCGCGCGGTGCTGCGGCTGTCGTCCCGGCGCGGCTCGCGGGTACTGAATGACGAGTTCACGGCGCTGCGCCGCTGCATGCTGGACGCGGTGGAGACGCTCGGCGGAGGGGACGCGGAGCGCGCGGTGGTGAACCAGGCGCTGGACGAGGCGGTCAGCTCGACGGAGGAGTTGGTGGAGCACCTGGCCAATCCGTTCGCGCCCAAGCCGCGGGTGCCCTTCGCGGGGCTCGTCGTGCAGTGCTTCGAGAAGCCCGCCCGGGCGCGCGAGAAGACGCACTCCGGGGAGAAGCACGCGCCGGCGCATTGAGATTTTTCGAGGGTTGGTCGACCCGTCCGGCTTGACGCCTCCCCCGCTTGGGGGCGGTGTCCGGGGCCGGCGGTTGAAGGGGGCTGCGCTGACGGGCCATGGGGGGCCCGAGGCGCTCACGGGGCGCGTTCCCGTACGGGGGTTCGGAGAACGCGCACGGTATGGCCGCTGAAAGCCGCGTGGGCGGGGGTCCACGCGAGCCTTTCTGACGGCCGGGCGGGTCGACACTTTTTCCGGGCGGGCGCGTACGTCAGTGCGCGTCCGCCCACGTGTTTCCAGCCCCCACTTCCACCTTGAGCGGCACCTTGAGCGTCATCACCGCGCCCATGCACCGGCGCGACAGCTCCTTCACGGCCTCCACCTCGTCGTCGGGCGCCTCGAAGAGCAGTTCGTCGTGCACCTGCAGCAGCATCCGCGTGCGCAGCTTCTCGCGCGCCAGCGCCGCGTCCACCTCCAGCATCGCCTTCTTCATGAGATCGGCCGCCGTGCCCTGAATCGGCATGTTGATGGCGGCGCGCTCCGCGGCCTGCACCACCTGGCGGTTCTTCGCGCTCAAATCCCCCATGGGTCGGCGCCGTCCGAAGAGCGTCTCCACGTAGCCCCGCTCGCGCGCCACCCGCACCGTCTCGTCCAGGTAGCGCTTGATGCCGGCGTAGCGCGTGAAGTAGCGCTCGATGATGTCGCGCGCCTCCTCCTCGGGGATGTTCAGGCGCGTGGACAGGCCGTAGGGCGACAGGCCGTAGGCGATGCCGAAGTTGACCATCTTCGCCACCCGGCGCTGATCCTTCGTCACCTCCTTCTGCGGTACGCCGAAGACCTCCGCCGCGGTGCGGCTGTGGATGTCCTCGTCCCGGGCGAAGGCGTCCAGCAACACCTCGTCCTCGGCGATGTGCGCGAGCAGCCGCAGTTCGATCTGGCTGTAGTCCGCGGAGACGAGCTGGTGGCCCTCGTCGGCGATGAAGGCGCGGCGGATCTCCATGCCCAGCTCGGTGCGGATGGGGATGTTCTGCAGGTTCGGATCCGACGAGGACAGGCGCCCCGTCGCCGTGGCCGCCTGGTGGAAGGTGGTGTGCAGGCGCCCGTCCTTCGTCACCAGCTCCGGCAGCGTGTCCAGGTAGGTGCTCTTGAGCTTGGACAGCGAGCGGTACTCGATGATGGCGCGCGGCAGCGCGTGCTTCTCGGCGAGCTTCTCCAGCACCTCCTGGTCCGTGGACGGGCCCGTCTTGCCGCGCTTGAGCACCGGCAACTCCAGCTTCTTGTAGAGCACCTCCGCGAGCTGGGGGTTGGAGCCCACGTTGAACTCGGTGCCCGCGAGCTGGTGGATCTCCTTCACCTTGGCGTCGCACTCGGCGCCCACCTTCTCGGAGATCTTCCGCAGCGTCGCCACGTCCACCTTCACGCCCCGTGCCTCCATGCGCGCGAGGATGGGCACGAGCGGCACCTCCAGCTCCTTGGCGAGCCGGTTGAGGCCCAGGGGCTCCAGCTCCTCCTGGAGTCCGGGCACGAGCCGCCGCGCCACGTCCGCGCGCACCGCGTACGCCACCGCCACCTCTCCGGGAGAGAACTCCTTCAGGGGTCGCGGCTTGCGCCCGCCCGTGGAGGGCAGCGCGGGCAGGTCCACCTGCATCCGCTCGCGGGCGAGGAACTCCAGGGTGTGATCCCTCCGCGACGCATCCAGCAGGTAGCTGAGCAGCTCGACGTCCTCCTCCCCTCCCCTGAGCTGGATGCCCTCGCGCGCGAGCAGGAGCCACAGCGCCTTGAGATCATGCCCGCCCTTCTTCACCCCCTCGTCCTCCAGCACGCCCGCGAGCGCGCGCTTGAAGTCCGCGGGCTTCACCTGCTCCACGCCCAGCCCCTCGTGGTGCAGCGGCACGTAGCGCGTGGTGCCGTCCGGCAGCGCCACCCCGAGCCCCACCAGCGTGGCGGACAGGGGCAGGCCCTCGTAGGCGGGAAAGAGCGTCACCCGCCCCGCCTGGCGGATGGCCGCGGCGAGCGCCTCGAGCGCCTCCTTCGTGGTGACCTGCTCCGTCTGTGTCTCGAGCTTCGTGGGCTCGCGCGCGGGCAGCTCCTTGAGCAGCGCGGAGAACTCCAGCTCGGTGAAGAGCGGGCGCAGGAGCTCCTCGCGCAGGGGCTGGCGCACGAGCTGGGAGATGCTCACGTCCAGCTTCAGGTCCGTGCGGAAAGTCACCAGGTCGCGCGCGAGCAGCAGGCTGTCGCGGTGCGCCTCCAGGGCCGCGCGCATCTTCGGCTTCTTCACCTCGGTGAGCCGCGAGAGCAGCGCGTCCACGCCCCCGAACTGGGTGAGCAGCTCCACCGCGCTCTTGGGGCCGATGCCCGGCACCTTGGGCACGTTGTCGATGGCGTCCCCGATGAGCGCCAGGTAGTCGCGCATCTGCGCGGGCTCGATGCCCAGGCGCTCCTTCACCTCGGAGGGAGTGGTGTAGCGCTCGTTCTGCGGATCATAGAGGTGCACGCGCTCGGAGACGATCTGCACGAAGTCCTTGTCCCCGGTGACGACGAGCACGTCGAAGCCCTCGGCGACGGCGCGCTGGGCCAGGGTGCCGATGACGTCGTCCGCCTCCCAGCCCGCCACCTCGAGGATGGGCAGCGCGAGCCCCTCCACCACGCGGCGGATGTAGGGGAACTGCTGGGACAGGTCCTCCGGCGTCTCCTTGCGGTTGGCCTTGTAGTTGGGATCGATCTTCTGGCGCTCGGCGCGGCTCTCCTTGTCGAAGGCGAGCGCCACGTGAGAAGGCTCGAGCTCCCGGAGCGCCTTGAGCACCTGGCGGGTGAAGCCCAGGGTGGCGTTGGTGGGAATCCCCTGGCGGGTCGTCAGGGGAGGAATGGCGTGATAGGCGCGGAAGATGAAGCTGGAGGCGTCGATCAGGACGAGGCGGGGTGCGCCATTCGAGGGAGGGGGGACCATGGGCCCGGCCTTAACCGAGCCCACGCCCCTCTGTCCACGTTGGTAGGAAGCTCAGACGCTACCCGTCAACATCCGATCTGCTTTTTCTGCTCGGCGACCTTCTCCGCCATGCCGTCCTTGGGCACGGCGTATTCCAGGACGAGGTCCAGGTCCTGGCACGACTCGGCGGACTTGAAGGCCTTGAGGGCACGCGTGGAGCAGCGGGTCACGTCCGAGTTGAGGTCCGTGTTGCCCTGGTAGAAGCTGAAGCCCAGCTTCCAGATGCGGCAGGCCCGGCGCCCGTCTCCGCGCTCGTCCCAGTACTTGCCACGGGTGATGGCCTTGGCGGCCATGTCCTGCTGGATGTTGCGGCGGTAGAAGGACGGACGCGACTCGAACAGGGTGTCCATCAGCCGCTTGTCCACGTCCAGCGCTTCCTGGAGCGCCTCGGCGGCCTTCTCCACGTCCTCGCTCTGCAGGTGGCCCTGGCCGATCTTGAAGAGCTGGTCCACGTTGTTCACGTCCGCGATCATCCGGTCCGCGTCCGCGTGGTACTGGGCCATCTCGTAGTTGTTGCGCAGCCGCTGCAGCGTGGCGACGGCCTCGTTGCCGCGTCCACCCCAGTAGTCCAGCATCGCCTCGTTCATGAACTTGTTGGGGAAGCGCTGCTTGAAGGCCTCCTCCACCACCTTGCGGGGATTGGGCGCCGCGTCGTCATCCATGAAGATGTCCGACACGGGGCAGTGCCAGGGCTCGGCGTTGGGATCCAACTTCTGCCGGGCGTTGAGGAAGTCCACGTAGAGCTTGTTCTTCGGCCGCCACTCGGTGCGGCCCAGGCGCCGGCGCGAGTCGAGCACGAGGGTGAAGCCGATGGGCGGCTCCAGCTCCTCGCGCGACATCTTCTGGCAGGCGAAGCCCATGTAGCGCTCGCACCGGGGCACCGCCGCGCTCCACTGCGCGTCACGCACGTAGCGCTTGCAGTCGTCCTCGGAGCGCTTCATCACCTGGAGCACCGCCTCCTGCACCTTGGGCTTGGCCCGGCGGAAGTAGGTGCTCTCCTTGGGAATCTTCTTGAAGAGATCCAGCGCCTCCTCTTCCTTGCCGCGCAGCAGCGCCTTGTTGCCCTGGGCGAACTGCTCCGAGGCATCCTTCTCCAGCGTGATGCGCTTCATGAGGGAGACGGCCTCGGAGTTGATGGGGTCGATGTTCAGCACCTTCGAACAGGCCGTCTGCGCCTTGCCCCAATCCGGCTCGCCGCCCATCTCCATGGAGGAGTAGGAACGGCACTGGCTGAGCAACTCCTGGATCTGCTCGGTGGGATCCACGGCGGGCTCCCCCCGGGAGGCCACGGCCCCCGAGACACTCTCCTCCGAGCCCCCCGTGGTGCTCTTGATGATTCCCGCCACCAGCAGCACGCCCACCACGCTGGCGGCCACGACGAGCAACCGCTTGCGCGAGGCCGCCGCGGGCGCCACCTCCGAGCCCGCCGCGTCGGTGCGTGAGGCGCGGCCCTTCCTGGCCGGCGCGGAGCCGGTGCGCTCGACCACCACCTCCACCATGCCGAAGGTGATGACGTCACCGGGTTGCAGGTCCAGGGGCTCCTGGGGGGCCACCCGCTCGCCATTGAGCAGCGTGCCGTTGGCACTGCCCAGGTCGCGCAGCACCGGACCGTCCGGGCCGAGCTCCACCTCGGCGTGCCGGCGGCTCACCGAGTCGTCGTCGAGCAGCACCGTGGCGGGTGCCTGCCGGCCCACGACGAGCTTGCCCTGGAGCGGGTACTTCTGGTTGGCCCAGGGGCCGGTGAGGCCCTTGAGCACGAACCCGCCCTCGTCCTCCTTCTCCCCGTCCGCGTGGTCCTCCGGGGGAGGCGCCACGGCGGACGCGGGCCGTTTGGCGAGCGCCGAGGGAGGCCGCTTTCCGGCGGGGATCGACCGGGTGGGCGCCGGCCTCGCGCCTCCGGGGGCCGCGCCGGCCTCGCCCGCGGGCCTGGCGCTCCGGCGCACCCCGGCGGGCCGGGCGGGCGCCTTGAGCCGCAGGGCGTAGTCGCCCAGCACCACCTCCGACGTGGGCGTGAGGGCCGTGGCGCCGGTGATGCGCTGGCCATCCACGAAGGTGCCATTGGCGCTGCCCACGTCCTCCACCATCACCGTGCCGTCTTCCTCGAAGAAGCGGGCGTGGCGGCGCGACACACCGCCCTCGGCGAGGGTCAGATCGTTGGTGCCTTCCTGGCGGCCGACCCTCAGCTCGCCAGACAATTCCTGTTCGCTCTCGCTGCCGTCGGGATGACGGATGACCAGGGTGGGCATGACGGGGTCAGTCCTCGCGGAAGATGCTCATGTTGACGGGGATGCCCTTGCGCTGCAGGTCATCGTAGAACTTGGGCACGAAGCCGCTCGCCACGTACCGGCCGCGCACCTTGCCCTCGTCCGTGAAGCCTTCCTGCTTGTAATAGAAGATGTCCTGGAGGGTGACGATGTCCACCTCCATGCCGGCGATCTCCGTGATGAAGCAGATCTTGCGCGTGCCGTCGGAGAAGCGCGTCTGCTGCACGATGAGGTGCACGGCGCTCGCGATCTGCTCGCGGATGGCCTTCACCGGCAGCTCCATGCCGCTCATGAGCACCATCGTCTCCAGCCGGGCGATGGCGTCGCGTGGCGTGTTGGCGTGCAGCGTGGTGAGCGAGCCGTCGTGGCCCGTGTTCATCGCCTGGAGCATGTCCAGCGTCTCGCCCGCGCGGCACTCGCCCACCACGATGCGGTCGGGCCGCATGCGCAGGCAGTTCTTCACCAGATCGCGGATGGTGATGGCGCCCTTGCCTTCCAGGTTGGGCGGACGGCTCTCCAGTTGCACCCAGTGATCCTGCGGCAGTTGCAGCTCGGCGGCGTCCTCCACCGTGACGATGCGCTCGTCCTCGGGGATGAAGGAGCTGATGATGTTGAGCGTCGTCGTCTTGCCCGAGCCCGTGCCACCGGAGATGACGATGTTCTTGCGCGCCTTGACGCACATCTCCAGGAACTCGGCCATCTGCGCCGTGACGGTCTTGAACTTGATGAGATCCTGGATCTTCAGCGAGTCCTTCTTGAACTTGCGGATGGTGATGCAGGGGCCCTTGAGCGCCAGCGGCGGGATGATGGCGTTGACGCGGCTGCCGTCCTTGAGGCGCGCGTCCACCAGGGGGCTGGACTCGTCGATGCGCCGGCCGATGGGCGCCACAATGCGCTCGATGACCCCGAGCACCGCCTGGTTCGAGCTGAACGTCTTCTCGCTCAGCACGAGCTTGCCCTTGCGCTCGATGTAGATCTGGTTGGCGTGGTTGACCATGATCTCGCTGATCTCATCCGACGCGAGGAACGCCTCGAGGGGCCCCAGGCCCAGCGCCTCGTTGATGACGTCGGTGAGCAGCTCCTCGCGGTCCACCTCGGGCGGCAGCTCTCCGTCCGCCTCCATCTGATCGATGATGTCGCTGATGGCCTTCTCGGTGCGCCGCCACAGCTCGTCGTCCCCGAGCCGGTCCATGTCCATGCGGCGCAGGTCGAGGTACTCGATGAGCCGGTCGTGGATCTCCTTCTGCAGCCGGGTGTAGGCCTCCACCCGGGGATCCACCCGCTTCCTGTTCTTGGCGAGCGCCGAGGCGAGCGAGGCGGGCATGCGCGCGTTGGCTTCCGGCGCGGGAGCTTCCTCCTCGTAGGGCTCCTCCTCCTCGACGGGCTCCTCGTCGTAGTACTCCTCCTCGGGAGGCGCCGTGCGCGTCTGGGAGGCCTCCTCCTCGAGCGCCTCCACGTTGAGGATGTAGTCGCCGATGGAGATCTGATCGGTCGGCTTGACCACCTGCGGCCCGGCGATCTTCTTGCCGTTCACGAAGGTGCCGTTGGTGGACTTCATGTCCACGACGATGAACTTGCCGTCCTTGGCGATGATCTTCGAGTGGTACTTGGAGACATTGCCCTTGGCGAGGCGGATGTCGTTGCCATCCAGGCGACCGATGGTGATCTCGTTCTTCTCGAACTCGATCTGCTCGGTGCCGCCACCCTTCTCCTCGAGCGTAATCAGAAACATGGGCGCGGATGCTACCAAGCGACCCCGGGCAGCACCAAGGGGACATGACGCGCCACCACGCGCCCGCCCGCCCCCCTGAACGCGACGAGGCCGGCCTCCCCTCCCTCGCGGAGGATGGAGACCGGCCTCGGGCCGCCCGGACAGCGGGCGGGGAGCCTCGACGGGCAGCTCAGTCGAAGATGTTGAAGGAGACCTCGGAGCGCGCCTGCTTGTAGCGGCTCTTCACGTCCTCGATGAGGGTGTGGATCTTGTCCGAGTCGGGCGTGACGATGCGCGGGGTCACGAAGATGACGAGCTCGCGCTTGGTGGAGTCGAACGCGCGGTTCTTGAAGATCTCCCCGATGATGGGGATGTGGCCCAGGCCCGGCAGCTTGCTGACGGCCTTCTGCTCGTCGTGGCTGAACACGCCGGACAGGACGATCGTCTCGCCGTGGCGCACGGTGACGTTCGTCTTCACCTTGCGGGTGCGGAAGCCGGGGATGGCCGCCGAGCCACCGATGGAGACGGCCACCGAGGTGTCCAGCTCGCTCGCCTCGGCCTCGATCTCCGTCTGGATGTTGCCGTTGCTGTCCGCGGTGGGGCGCAGGTTGAGGATGACGCCGTAGGGCTTGTACTCCACGGAGAACTGGTTCTGGGTGATGAGGGGGATGGGCACCTCGCCGCCCGCGAGGAACTCGGCCTTCTCGCCGCTGGCGCACACCAGCTTGGGCTGGGCCAAGAGCCGGCCGTAGCCGTCATTGCCCTGGAAGCCCACGGCGAACTCCGCGCCGGCCGCCAGCGACGCCATGCCCGCGCCCGAACCGAAGCTGCCCGGGAAGAGCGACTGGTTGATGGTGGCCGTGGCGGACACGGTGCCGGCGATGTCCGTGGGGTACTTGATGCCGTAGCGATCGCGCGAGTTGCGGCGGATCTCCACGAACTGCACCTCGGAGATGATCATCTTCTTGATGCCCACCACGAGCAGGTTCTCCACCTTCTCGCCCAGCGCCTTCACGAGCAGCTCCGCCTTCTGCATCTCCTGCTGGCTCTCCACCGAGCCCTCCAGGAAGATGGTGGAGCCCTGGGGGTTGACCTGCACGTTGCGCAGGCCCGCCTTCTGGAAGGCGGCGGTGAGGTTCTGCGCCACGAGCTTCTTGGCGTTGGGCGCCACCTTCACGAAGCTCTTCACGTTCGGGTAGAGCGCCGCCACCTCCTCGATGCGCGCGGCGTCCGCGGACGTGTACGCCTGGCCGTCCAGGAAGATGCGATCCCCCACGATGCGGATGCTGACGCCCTCGATCTCCCCGAGCAGCTTCTTGATGTCGGAGCTGACCTCGTTGGGGTCCTGCTTGCGCACCGCGATGTTGTAGGTGACGCGCTGGCCGTTGCCCTTCCACACCAGCAGCGTCGTCTTGCCCTCGCCCTGTCCGAGCACGAGCACCTGGCCGGGACCGAGCGCCTTCACCTCGGCGACGCCCGGGTCTCCGATGGAGATGCGCGTCATGCCGGGGATGGAGAGCACCTTCTGGGCGCCGATGCCCAGGTTGATGAGCGAGCTGTCCTGGGCCTGCGCGCTCGCGGCGAGCAACACGGTCAACAGGACGCCGATCGCGGCGGCCTGGGTGAAGCGTCCAAGCATCGTGAGAGTTCCTTCGCGTCGCATCCGAGCTACCCCAATCTGTCGTGCTGCCACCACATGGCCCAGAAAGTCCCCAGCGCGATCGCCACGCCATACGGGATATGGCGTCGCGGCGCGTCCACCGCGCCCTCTTTCATCCAGCGCACCCGCACGGCCCAACGCCGCACCAGGTCGCCCAACGTCTCCCAGACGGCGCCGTGCCACAGCAGCGTCACCACCGCCTGCAAGGCTCCCACCAGGGAGATGAAGGCCGCCGCGGCCATCACCGCGGGAAAGCCCAACACCGCGCCCACGCCCGCCATCAACTTCACGTCCCCCCACCCCATGCGCCCGCGCACCGCCGCCGGCACCAACACCAGCGCCAGTCCCGCCCCGGATACCACCCCACTCACCAGCCCCGTCTCCAGCCCTCCCACTCCCTCGCTCGCCAGGCGCACGCCCAGGGCCACCACCATCAGGGGATAGGTGACGACGTCGAGGATCCGGCGGCGGAGCACGTCCGTCACCACGGAGATCACCAGCGCCATGCCCAGGACGATCCACAGCGCGATGTGAGAAGGCGTCATCGAAGGCGGGCCGCCTCCCCCGGGGGGATGGGAGGAGACGGCCAACTAAACCAGGGAGGACCGGCATCCGTCAATCAGGCAACGGCCCAACTTCCTGAAAAGACAGCGCTCCCGGTGATTCTCCGGGCCTGCTTCCAGTGCGGCTATTGGTAGGTGAGCCGGACGCGCTCGCTGCAGATGAAGTACTCGTCGCCGTCCTCGACCTTGCGGCGCTTGATGCGCTGCTTGTTGAACCAGGTGCCGTTGGACGAGCCCAGGTCCTCGATGAAGAAGTCGTCGCCCTCGCGGACGATGACGGCGTGCTCGCGCGACACCTTGCCGGAGTTGATGACCAGGTCGCAGTGCTTGCCGCGGCCGATCACGAAGCGCTCCTTGGTGATGCTCTGCGGCTCGGCGTTGTCCATGGACAGCAAGAGCCCGCCCACCGCCTGGTCCATGGGCTCGTCCTCGGGCGGCGCCTCGTCCTCGGGCAGCGGCTCGTCCTCGGGCAGCGGCTCGTCCTCGGGCAGGCCCAGATCCGAGTCGTGCTCGTCGGCCAGGGGCTCCTCGTCGAGCTCCTCGCGCGGCTCGTTGCTCTTGCCCTTGATGAGGCGCTCGAGCTCGGCGGCGGTCTCCAGCACGCGCTCGGCCACCTCGCGGCGGGCCGGATCATTGTCGAGGGTATTCGCCGAGGAGCGCTCCTCGAGCCGAGGGGCGGCCCGCTGCGGGGCGGGCGCCGGCAACGGCGTGTCCTCGCGGGGCGGAGGCGTCTTGGCGCCGCCTCCGCTCACCGGCTGCAACACGGGCGGAGCGGACCGGGCCGGGGCCGGGGCGGAGGGCCGCGCGGCGGCCGTGGCCGGGGCGGCGGAGGGAGCCTCGACGGGCGCCTCGGAGCGGCTCGGGCGCACCTCGAGGAAACCATTGAGACGCGCGAACATGAACAACGCTTGATTGATGAGCGCGTCGCGGTCCGAGCCCATCTGCTGGGCCATGTCTTCGTAGGTCTCCCACAGGTGGTCGGCGATGCCGACCTTGCGGGCAGGACGGGAATTCTGGTCAATCATCGGTTTGACTCACTCATCCAGGAGCGCCGGACGATAACAGAGCGCTCCCGGGACGCGAAATCAACGGAAGGTCGCCAAGGCCAGGGCGTTCGCCGCTCCGGCGACGACGGTGGACAGGTTCATCTGCAGGATGGCGTTGGCGGAGGGATAGACGATGTAGGCGAAGTCCGTGTTCCCCACCCTCGCCCGCACCACGGGTCCGGGCAGTCGGAAGAAGCGGAGCGCATCGTAGTTCACGAGGTCCACCGTGAGGAGGTACGGGAAGAAATGGGACGCGGTGGTCACCACGAAGCGCTGGTCCCGGCCCACGGGGCTCTGGCGCAGGTCGCGCGTGACCGTCAGGGACACGGCGGTGCCGGTGGCCTGCCCCGCGTAGCCCGGGGGGTGGAAGAAGAAGGTGTCGGCGCGGGAGTAGGTACTGCCCGTGCCCATGCGCTGGAGGTAGTTGCCCGCGGCATCGGTGAGCACGAGCGAGCGCTCGCCCCCGGCGCGGACCGCGAAGCGCGGGTAGTCCGCGCAGGCCGCCGGCAGGGCGCCCGCGGGTACCAGCAGCGCCGTGGGGGCCGCGGGCGCGCGTTGCACCTCCCCTACGAGCACGGACTCGGCACAGGCCGGCAGGGACGTGTCCTCGGGAAGCAGCACGATCAGATCTCCCGGCCGCACGCTCGGCCGCGCGACCCCG
This Cystobacter fuscus DSM 2262 DNA region includes the following protein-coding sequences:
- a CDS encoding A24 family peptidase, which codes for MTPSHIALWIVLGMALVISVVTDVLRRRILDVVTYPLMVVALGVRLASEGVGGLETGLVSGVVSGAGLALVLVPAAVRGRMGWGDVKLMAGVGAVLGFPAVMAAAAFISLVGALQAVVTLLWHGAVWETLGDLVRRWAVRVRWMKEGAVDAPRRHIPYGVAIALGTFWAMWWQHDRLG
- a CDS encoding FHA domain-containing protein, with translation MIDQNSRPARKVGIADHLWETYEDMAQQMGSDRDALINQALFMFARLNGFLEVRPSRSEAPVEAPSAAPATAAARPSAPAPARSAPPVLQPVSGGGAKTPPPREDTPLPAPAPQRAAPRLEERSSANTLDNDPARREVAERVLETAAELERLIKGKSNEPREELDEEPLADEHDSDLGLPEDEPLPEDEPLPEDEAPPEDEPMDQAVGGLLLSMDNAEPQSITKERFVIGRGKHCDLVINSGKVSREHAVIVREGDDFFIEDLGSSNGTWFNKQRIKRRKVEDGDEYFICSERVRLTYQ